A window from Podospora bellae-mahoneyi strain CBS 112042 chromosome 1 map unlocalized CBS112042p_1, whole genome shotgun sequence encodes these proteins:
- a CDS encoding uncharacterized protein (EggNog:ENOG503NU97) translates to MPRFPTFVKRKSTADSLENVAVTGPSFRVLERTEVSGGKSFDGGVRLTGKPHGAHRSTASEVTVDDNIFADLKPNRGSGSSNTTKTNSTDNSSRHSNASTAPSSADMGGQEDWRNNKKLHADIPVPPIPKSSSANFLKAAGRTFSFGGQKKQLPPAPEMQEDRPSSPVASDVPTAQTPVNGRSRATTTSTSTTVTSPRIDDDDFSLDLGGDFGKMILGSNKRSSVATVKDEQKGRQALAPRSLTASRLNQPSPLHIDITTKVEASPYSWSSQHSNDQLIAPSSPSPPIKENLPPPVPRHTSPLAERKPSASPEAGLRKPLLAPKTPTPEEADGEDEEARLLRDSLSTVNKFMTGSVISSHAPSTSRYRRDEDDDSLFDTTHSFSSKSASRFTAKNASPPSSNKVMTPAEFEKYRQDKERQDKERQQEAVSNKDKDDDDEDNYEDDEDDLERAKQQTKQRRKQEAHMAVYRQQMMKVTGESANLPSSRPSLQISFSTPNLPNLALASGANPAVAHASDPSDEDEEIPLAILAAHGFPNRNRPPTRLSTMASNPNLRASQQPSFQRPMSVTGDAVAGAGAGTPGRLPAFARNLPQDPFLGAGLVRNSVRESFALGGGAPAPGNPAGAIPPGGLINIIANEERNRAMRRGSPHIDGSASMPAIPGAGPFDPMIGMPSHLMYQNQAAPPMLTPGDQAQIQMTQQMRTFMQMQMQFMQIMAGQNGSAPTTPNGYLTTSQSAGSLGAMGPLPPMPGVGGAPEMRHSFLGNDSMLDLPTGRGGDAQMRTMSMVQPSSASWIQPLQHPGFAPSIMMQGGGYAPSIAPSERSNIGLPGRYRPVSHVPAPHVPVAPGHLRKSTTMSGAVTQPTISVTKSGSGSDDDDEEGWAAMKATREKKKSMWKSKKSSSIGGDLGSFIN, encoded by the exons ATGCCTAGGTTTCCCACTTTTGTCAAGCGGAAGTCAACCGCTGACAGCCTTGAAAATGTTGCCGTGACGGGCCCTTCGTTCCGGGTGCTCGAGCGTACCGAAGTCTCGGGGGGAAAGTCGTTCGACGGGGGTGTCAGATTGACGGGCAAGCCGCACGGCGCGCATCGGTCTACCGCGTCTGAAGTCACGGTTGACGACAACATATTCGCTGACCTCAAGCCCAACCG CGGAAGCGGATCTTCCAACACGACCAAAACGAACTCCACCGATAACTCGTCCCGTCACAGCAATGCCTCCACTGCCCCTTCGTCTGCCGACATGGGCGGACAGGAAGACTGgagaaacaacaaaaagcTGCACGCCGATATCCCAGTGCCTCCCATTCCAAAATCATCCTCGGCCAACTTTCTCAAGGCCGCCGGTCGCACATTTTCATTTGGCGGGCAAAAGAAGCAACTACCCCCAGCACCAGAGATGCAGGAGGACAGGCCATCCAGCCCGGTCGCTTCCGATGTCCCGACAGCTCAGACGCCGGTAAATGGCCGATCGAGAGCGACCACCACTTCAACTTCCACTACTGTTACATCACCAAggatcgacgacgacgactttAGTCTTGATTTGGGCGGCGACTTTGGCAAGATGATACTCGGAAGCAACAAACGCTCAAGCGTGGCCACGGTCAAAGATGAACAAAAGGGCAGGCAGGCGCTTGCCCCCCGCTCCCTCACTGCGTCGCGATTGAACcagccctccccccttcacaTCGACATAACTACCAAGGTCGAGGCTTCGCCATACTCTTGGAGCAGCCAGCACTCCAACGACCAGCTAATCGCGCCGTCTAGTCCATCGCCCCCCATCAAGGagaacctccctcccccagtTCCTCGCCATACCTCGCCGCTTGCCGAAAGGAAGCCCAGTGCGTCCCCAGAAGCAGGCCTTAGGAAACCGCTGCTTGCTCCAAAGACACCAACCCCCGAGGAGgctgatggtgaggatgaggaggcgagacTGTTGAGGGACTCTCTGTCCACTGTCAATAAGTTCATGACTGGGTCTGTCATCTCGTCTCACGCCCCTTCCACGTCGAGATATCGcagagatgaagatgacgacaGTTTGTTCGACACGACGCATTCGTTTTCTTCAAAATCTGCCAGCCGCTTCACAGCCAAAAACGCCAGCCCACCTTCGAGCAACAAGGTAATGACCCCAGCCGAGTTTGAAAAGTATCGCCAGGACAAggaaagacaagacaaggAACGACAGCAGGAAGCTGTCTCAAACAAAGACaaagatgacgatgacgaggacaactatgaggatgacgaggacgacctTGAAAGAGCGAAGCAGCAGACCAAGCAGCGTCGGAAGCAAGAGGCACACATGGCGGTATACCGGCAGCAGATGATGAAGGTCACTGGTGAATCTGCCAATCTACCTTCCTCAAGACCGAGCCTGCAAATATCTTTCAGCACTCCGAACCTCCCCAATCTAGCCCTCGCCTCCGGCGCCAACCCAGCGGTTGCCCACGCTTCGGACCCTTCagacgaagatgaggagaTTCCATTGGCTATTCTCGCTGCACACGGCTTCCCAAACAGAAACCGGCCGCCCACACGCCTGAGCACCATGGCATCGAACCCCAACTTGCGCGCCTCACAACAACCTAGCTTTCAAAGGCCAATGTCGGTTACTGGAGATGCCGTGGCTGGAGCCGGAGCTGGCACCCCTGGACGTCTTCCTGCCTTTGCAAGAAATCTTCCCCAAGACCCATTTCTTGGCGCTGGTCTGGTTCGCAACTCTGTCCGCGAGAGCTTCGCTCTCGGAGGCGGCGCTCCTGCCCCCGGAAACCCCGCAGGCGCGATTCCTCCTGGTGGCCTGATCAACATCATCGCAAACGAAGAGCGCAACCGCGCAATGAGGCGCGGAAGCCCGCACATCGACGGCTCGGCATCGATGCCGGCCATACCCGGGGCAGGTCCTTTCGATCCGATGATCGGCATGCCGTCACATCTCATGTACCAGAATCAAGCTGCTCCTCCGATGCTGACGCCAGGTGACCAGGCACAGATCCAGATGACGCAGCAGATGCGAACATTCATGCAGATGCAAATGCAGTTTATGCAGATAATGGCGGGCCAAAATGGCAGCGCTCCCACCACGCCCAATGGCTACTTGACTACCTCACAGTCAGCCGGCAGTCTCGGCGCCATGGGTCCTCTCCCACCGATGCCGGGGGTGGGCGGTGCTCCTGAGATGCGTCATTCGTTTCTAGGAAACGACTCCATGCTGGATCTGCCCACTGGTCGGGGGGGCGACGCGCAAATGCGCACGATGAGCATGGTACAGCCAAGCTCAGCTTCATGGATACAGCCCCTGCAACATCCTGGCTTTGCCCCTTCGATCATGATGCAGGGCGGTGGATACGCTCCATCAATTGCCCCCTCAGAACGAAGCAATATTGGCCTTCCTGGCCGCTACCGTCCAGTCTCCCACGTTCCGGCACCACACGTTCCCGTGGCGCCAGGCCATCTCCGGAAATCGACCACCATGTCGGGAGCAGTCACACAGCCCACAATATCGGTAACAAAGTCTGGAAGTGGCtcggatgatgacgatgaggaggggtgggcggCGATGAAGGCCACGCgcgagaaaaagaagtcGATGTGGAAGAGCAAGAAATCGTCGTCGATCGGTGGTGATCTGGGTTCATTTATCAACTGA
- a CDS encoding uncharacterized protein (COG:P; EggNog:ENOG503NV93): MRFAKTIKQIQGLQAYHAGDKLNVEVDIVLDASTPLKDSHDLSESLQYVLESVPIVDRAFVHVDYATYNLPTHMQQQGSS, from the exons ATGCGCTTCGCAAAAACCATCAAGCAAATCCAGGGCCTACAAGCCTACCATGCCGGTGATAAGCTCAACGTCGAGGTCGACATCGTCCTCGACGCCAGCACTCCATTGAAAGACAGCCACGACCTGAG CGAGAGCTTGCAATACGTTCTGGAGTCGGTCCCCATTGTTGACAGAGCGTTTGTCCATGTCGACTACGCAACGTATAATCTTCCCACACACATGCAGCAACAAGGGTCTTCCTAA
- a CDS encoding uncharacterized protein (COG:P; EggNog:ENOG503NV93), with translation MSSPPTTRPMFPRSAFLLLQDEPPIAPMGHGALASLIRNRPAAALANPLSFGGRDEEEGAAETVEDEAHRRDERRMSAILNSSHMRSMRLIGNSNPRYRWEKYWKTPEELAAMKKDIREYYERVNYLVQQYLYIDRLLDSSLPHDLLNEYNNMPASAFRGVEIPATITENSPTTSQEPARKVKRTPKDIYRSTETTPLLQSNGGAAVEDDDDLENGGRAKPEIPWLEDDLVDSDAPIVTLAIYINFAANVILLAGKIAVIINVPSVSVLASLVDAVLDFISTVIVWVTTVLIRQQDQYRYPIGRRRLEPLGVLVFSVIMITSFVQVALEAIQRLLSPDRHIIELVVLAMVSHGEELERTGPAIGHVYGG, from the exons ATGAGTTCGCCACCGACAACGCGCCCCATGTTCCCGCGCTCTGCatttcttctcctccaagaTGAACCGCCAATTGCGCCCATGGGCCACGGGGCGCTGGCTTCGCTGATCAGGAATCGACCTGCAGCGGCATTAGCAAACCCTTTGTCTTTTGGTGGCCgcgatgaggaagaaggcgcgGCTGAAACGGTTGAAGATGAGGCGCATAGGCGAGACGAGCGCCGCATGAGTGCCATCTTGAACAGCTCTCACATGCGCAGCATGCGCCTGATCGGAAATAGCAACCCACGATATCGATGGGAAAAATACTGGAAGACCCCAGAGGAGCTGGCCGCTATGAAGAAGGATATACGCGAGTACTATGAACGTGTCAACTACCTGGTCCAGCAGTATCTCTACATTGACCGCCTCCTGGACTCATCTTTGCCTCATGACCTGCTCAATGAGTACAACAACATGCCCGCATCTGCCTTTCGCGGTGTCGAGATAcccgccaccatcacggAAAACTCACCAACCACGTCACAAGAGCCCGCGCGCAAGGTAAAGCGGACCCCAAAGGATATTTACCGGTCTACCGAGACGACTCCTCTACTTCAAAGCAACGGCGGGGCAGCTgtggaagacgacgacgaccttgaAAACGGAGGGCGTGCCAAGCCTGAAATCCCATGGCTTGAAGATGACCTCGTCGACAGCGATGCCCCCATTGTCACCTTGGCTATATACATCAATTTTGCTGCCAATGTTATTCTCCTAGCTGGCAAAATtgccgtcatcatcaacgtcCCGTCGGTTTCGGTGCTGGCCAGCTTGGTGGACGCGGTTCTTGACTTCATCTCAACCGTCATCGTATGGGTGACCACGGTTCTCATTCGCCAGCAGGATCAATATCGATATCCGATCGGAAGGCGGAGACTTGAGCCTTTGGGTGTTCTTGTCTTTTCCGTGATCATGATTACTTCGTTCGTTCAAGTTGCTCTGGAGGCCATCCAGCGTCTTCTTTCTCCCGATCGTCACATCATTGAACT GGTTGTGCTGGCTATGGTGTCGCATGGTGAAGAACTCGAGCGTACAGGCCCT GCTATTGGGCACGTGTATGGTGGCTAG
- the STT4 gene encoding Phosphatidylinositol 4-kinase stt4 (COG:T; EggNog:ENOG503NUX7), translating to MARDVRRKALERIAALAASDPASTSFDKSDLDRLCRVAPNHKRSFSGVNGNSAGGPPWPEAARIPMTIREYEVLIALCKSAPALRSAQSAQKLARHLVPYLLDSHVQAFAHSPFFRKIEPSPTESLSYQVTAALLSLGNRHADVQQTVADSISAFLSACAHATESVSPTDDDDPAALEDATRTATITVALLGFLDAACAQTSFWRTGSRLGLVSRLRDLLSQPFLVAVETAFSIIRNFHSPDRDVKEWRRWTHHYEDAGRPLGAMLLQKSLMKLLVAATSLLVAEEDALRETHILDIIMSGRGLRRPLTARSSEGDFRSVELYATVAIDQMNYLESSADFDSLLPAKQKLAFAVKAYALVSYLNACTLNEDAADGEVLMAWLEEALGDPSGMGNHELAPVVLKSMALLCKVSPSYAINVSRLLPRFIVQSGAKSHIVVVASKCLAFVLQMLSKDAVITTLYTLGNVLSPGNERGLPGGPNGDGQDSSQIYAGRQSTGSSISFQFSGEEESAIVQGNVVQAICEIASACKDEKITGLAQSMLAQKIVKLSTPVDARIITGAASLALSGGQSEFRYLLKKYASVAHDAVVEHREALLHSVMKARNHISANIRADSPLYDTYLEHLLDGIISQGDAHTHQNHTKDSELELAAREIAQLLPPLATFMSANDFSLNDAADDDRRSMLRDAWFNIVVHGFAASTARGKESMKYLRIMAIHSPPLVLENRGEENESDIDLNPILRRGESSDRESLMKKHLAELVPSRSSEIKGLSYRKTVFLHAAFLVESLRADAGDCTKALSYFLEPSMRRGDVSRTMDGIMNAVVDRYLVKTINATNPAFTAQYAAMQLAKIFSNCCHRIERVQQAAFSCADRMIDAIPSALCQRSSLFALLELLTLMWSSCLEAEIDRYEPRTTFKSNKGDVVVELSDDYQFRQLTLQNLYQKAKRWLSSAISIAPADVKGLLQTYLSEFDDDSAFGHISLGRSFAVEVGSTIPSTDQRLGSLDRLGDCLINTASDFMAQYTTRQEYRYSEALPDQSMEWMSLMRPDRRASYLPSPGNESADANTALAHIEKRALNRKITSVTDVRDILRRAAALLCRSNRDECSIAHYLISIPFSMFTKQSIKLGISLWLGVMNENPRMEPRILAEIVQQWEFTIQKKLGLFSPTIASPDPFFQRQEFAPSDSAAMTKRKQTVHNLLAPHSRLLQFLSSHYNATRLGNPDTNHMFLRLLDVTLEAVKHSTPHPMAREIRFQVVLLGLRVLKTSSTMGAIAQYRLKDQILSAGLGWFEAPPRWSFGSNILQLKTEIYLISDVQTALAATTNIGAQSAGSIKSLAAKEKLLGLLLDSELSRLSVWVRPTDSSRPPSTFHHHHHHTGKESPFEASIHPLIRTAWAESPSLAVHLASRFPYPRILKEVRWLLLNFPAKAIKEPEALPILIDGSLPEDVTFQLKYMLFWAPVNPITAVTLFLPAYKNHPYLIQYAMRVLESHSVDVTFFYVPQIVQTLRYDALGYVERYILETAQFSQLFAHQIIWNMKANAYKDDDSQIPDAIKPTLDKVMGHMVDSFSDEDREFYEREFSFFDEVTSISGKLKPLIKRSKPEKKQKIEEELRKIKVEVGVYLPSNPDGSVIGIDRKSGKPLQSHAKAPFMATFRIKKKKPELDEAEELLAEPVQENQSADHDNTIEVWQSAIFKVGDDCRQDVLALQMIAAFRGIFHSVGLDVYVFPYRVTATAPGCGVIDVLPNSISRDMLGREAVNGLYDYFISKYGNEDSLRFQQARNNFVKSMAAYSVISFLLQFKDRHNGNIMIDDAGHILHIDFGFCFDIAPGGIKFERAPFKLTSEMLAVMGGGADTQAFKWFEELCVKAFLASRQYTEKLSQIVLLMMDSGLPCFKPESVKHFKERFVLDKTEREAAEFMKGLIKKSYGSYSTGIYDQFQLLTNGIPY from the exons ATGGCCCGTGACGTTCGGCGGAAGGCCTTAGAGCGCATCGCCGCCCTAGCAGCCTCGGACCCAGCGAGCACTTCATTCGACAAGTCAGACCTGGATAGGCTATGCAGAGTTGCCCCCAACCATAAAAGATCTTTTTCTGGCGTCAATGGCAACAGTGCAGGAGGGCCCCCTTGGCCAGAAGCTGCCCGTATTCCCATG ACTATTCGCGAATATGAAGTTCTTATTGCCCTTTGCAAGTCGGCGCCGGCTTTGCGCAGTGCCCAGAGCGCCCAGAAACTGGCCCGTCACCTTGTCCCGTATCTGCTCGACTCCCATGTTCAGGCCTTCGCCCATTCCCCCTTTTTCCGCAAGATCGAGCCGTCTCCTACCGAGTCACTGAGCTATCAAGTTACTGCGGCTTTACTGTCCCTCGGAAATCGTCATGCCGATGTGCAGCAGACGGTGGCCGACAGCATCTCTGCCTTTCTCAGTGCTTGTGCCCATGCCACCGAGAGTGTTTCTCCAactgacgacgacgacccaGCCGCTTTGGAGGATGCCACAAGAACCGCGACTATTACCGTTGCCCTGCTGGGATTCCTGGACGCTGCTTGCGCTCAAACAAGTTTCTGGAGGACCGGCAgccgcctcggccttgtTTCTCGGTTGCGAGACCTCCTGTCGCAACCCTTTCTGGTCGCCGTAGAAACCGCCTTCTCCATTATACGGAACTTTCACTCACCAGATCGCGATGTCAAAGAGTGGAGGCGATGGACGCACCATTACGAGGATGCCGGCCGTCCATTGGGGGCCATGCTGCTGCAAAAGAGCTTGATGAAGCTCCTAGTGGCGGCAACCTCTCTTTTGGTTGCTGAAGAGGATGCCTTGCGGGAGACGCACATTCTGGACATCATCATGTCTGGCCGTGGCTTGCGCAGACCCCTTACGGCAAGGAGTTCCGAGGGAGACTTTCGTTCTGTGGAGCTGTATGCAACCGTTGCCATTGACCAAATGAACTACCTGGAATCCAGCGCAGATTTTGACAGCCTTCTGCCCGCGAAACAGAAACTTGCGTTTGCTGTTAAGGCTTATGCTCTGGTCAGCTACTTGAATGCGTGTACCCTCAACGAGGATGCCGCAGATGGCGAGGTCCTCATGGCGTGGCTAGAAGAAGCACTTGGCGACCCGTCCGGTATGGGAAATCATGAATTGGCGCCTGTGGTCCTCAAGTCCATGGCTTTATTGTGCAAGGTCTCTCCTTCATACGCCATCAATGTCAGCCGCCTGCTTCCTCGATTTATCGTCCAGAGCGGCGCCAAAAGTCAtattgtggtggtggcatcaaAGTGCCTCGCCTTCGTCCTGCAAATGCTTTCCAAGGACGCCGTTATTACAACACTGTACACACTCGGCAACGTCTTGAGTCCCGGCAACGAGCGGGGACTTCCTGGCGGTCCCAATGGAGATGGCCAGGACTCTTCCCAAATCTACGCTGGCAGACAGTCGACCGGCAGCTCCATATCCTTCCAGTTCTCTGGCGAAGAGGAGTCGGCCATTGTTCAGGGTAACGTGGTTCAGGCAATCTGCGAGATTGCAAGCGCGTGTAAGGACGAGAAGATTACCGGTCTCGCTCAGTCAATGCTTGCACAAAAGATCGTTAAGCTAAGCACTCCAGTCGATGCGCGGATCATTACCGGCGCTGCCAGTCTGGCTCTCAGCGGGGGGCAATCCGAGTTTCGCTACCTTTTGAAGAAATACGCCAGCGTGGCGCATGATGCCGTCGTCGAGCACAGAGAGGCACTTTTACACTCTGTCATGAAAGCTCGTAATCATATTTCAGCCAACATACGAGCAGACTCCCCGCTCTACGACACCTACCTAGAGCACTTGCTCGACGGTATCATCTCGCAGGGAGACGCACATACCCACCAGAACCACACAAAGGACTCTGAGTTGGAGTTGGCTGCGCGTGAAATTGCCCAGCTGCTGCCTCCTCTGGCGACCTTCATGTCAGCCAATGACTTTTCCTTGAACGACGCCGCCGATGATGATAGACGTTCCATGCTTCGTGACGCATGGTTCAATATCGTCGTCCATGGCTTTGCCGCGTCGACAGCCCGCGGAAAAGAAAGCATGAAGTATCTGAGGATCATGGCGATACATTCCCCGCCTTTGGTGTTGGAGAACCGCGGGGAGGAGAACGAAAGCGATATTGACCTAAATCCCATTCTCCGCAGAGGGGAAAGTTCGGATCGGGAGTCTCTGATGAAGAAGCACCTTGCCGAATTAGTCCCCTCACGAAGCAGCGAGATCAAAGGATTGAGCTACCGCAAGACCGTTTTTCTTCATGCGGCGTTCTTGGTTGAGAGTTTGCGGGCAGATGCTGGAGATTGTACCAAAGCACTCTCGTACTTCCTCGAGCCCAGCATGAGGCGAGGTGATGTGAGCAGGACCATGGATGGTATCATGAACGCTGTCGTTGACCGCTACCTCGTCAAAACTATCAACGCTACGAACCCCGCCTTCACTGCGCAATATGCAGCCATGCAGCTCGCCAAGATCTTTTCCAATTGCTGTCACCGAATTGAACGGGTTCAGCAGGCTGCTTTTAGCTGCGCTGACCGCATGATTGATGCGATACCCTCAGCCTTGTGCCAACGATCCTCGCTGTTTGCGCTGCTCGAGCTCCTGACCCTGATGTGGTCCAGTTGCCTGGAAGCCGAAATTGATCGGTACGAGCCTCGAACCACCTTCAAGTCGAACAAGGGGGACGTCGTTGTGGAGCTTTCGGACGACTACCAGTTCAGACAGCTTACTCTCCAGAACTTGTATCAAAAGGCCAAACGGTGGTTGTCAAGTGCCATCAGTATTGCGCCAGCCGATGTCAAAGGGTTGCTCCAGACCTACCTCTCCGAATTTGATGACGATAGCGCTTTCGGTCACATCTCACTTGGCAGATCATTTGCTGTTGAAGTTGGCTCGACCATTCCATCCACGGATCAGAGACTTGGCTCGCTTGACAGGCTTGGGGACTGCCTCATCAATACCGCCTCTGATTTTATGGCACAATACACTACGCGCCAGGAGTACCGATACTCTGAGGCACTTCCTGACCAGAGCATGGAATGGATGAGCCTCATGAGACCAGATCGCAGGGCCTCATATCTCCCATCTCCTGGCAACGAAAGCGCAGATGCGAACACGGCTCTTGCCCACATTGAGAAGCGTGCGCTGAACCGCAAAATTACATCAGTGACAGACGTCCGCGACATCCTTCGCCGCGCGGCTGCCCTCCTCTGCCGGAGCAATCGTGACGAATGCTCCATTGCACATTATCTTATCAGCATACCCTTTTCCATGTTCACCAAGCAGTCCATCAAACTCGGAATCTCTCTTTGGCTGGGGGTCATGAACGAAAACCCCCGGATGGAGCCACGTATCCTGGCCGAGATTGTTCAGCAATGGGAGTTCACCATCCAGAAGAAGCTGGGCCTTTTCAGTCCAACAATAGCTAGCCCAGATCCGTTCTTCCAGAGGCAGGAATTCGCCCCGAGTGACAGCGCCGCGATGACGAAGCGCAAACAGACGGTTCACAACCTTCTAGCACCTCACTCAAGGCTACTGCAGTTCCTCAGCAGTCATTACAATGCCACCCGTCTGGGTAACCCTGACACGAACCACATgttcctccgcctccttgatGTGACACTTGAGGCTGTCAAGcactcaacaccacacccaaTGGCAAGAGAAATTCGGTTCCAGGttgtccttcttggccttcgGGTACTCAAGACCAGCTCGACCATGGGCGCGATTGCACAATATCGTCTGAAGGATCAGATTCTGTCAGCGGGCTTGGGTTGGTTCGAAGCTCCACCGCGCTGGTCGTTTGGAAGCAACATTCTCCAGCTCAAGACCGAAATCTATCTGATCTCGGATGTCCAGACTGCCCTGGCTGCCACCACGAATATTGGTGCACAATCCGCTGGGAGCATCAAGTCCCTTGCGGCCAAAGAAAAGCTTCTTGGACTGCTTTTGGATAGCGAGCTTTCTCGACTGAGCGTCTGGGTTCGCCCAACTGACTCGTCACGACCTCCATCAAccttccatcaccaccaccatcatacCGGCAAAGAAAGTCCATTTGAGGCTAGCATTCACCCCTTGATCCGAACAGCCTGGGCGGAGAGCCCATCTCTAGCCGTACATTTGGCAAGCAGGTTCCCGTATCCACGTATCCTTAAGGAGGTCCGCTGGCTTTTGCTGAACTTTCCCGCCAAGGCTATCAAAGAACCCGAGGCACTGCCTATTCTTATCGATGGTTCCCTTCCAGAGGACGTCACTTTCCAACTCAAG TACATGTTGTTCTGGGCTCCTGTTAACCCAATCACTGCCGTGACGCTGTTTTTGCCAGCATACAAGAACCACCCCTATCTTATTCAGTATGCTATGCGAGTATTGGAAAGCCACTCAGTGGATGTGACATTCTTTTACGTCCCTCAGATCGTACAGACTCTGCGCTACGATGCCTTGGGCTATGTGGAACGCTACATCCTCGAAACCGCACAGTTTTCACAGCTCTTCGCCCATCAGATCATTTGGAACATGAAGGCCAATGCTTATAAAGACGACGACTCGCAGATCCCCGACGCCATCAAGCCGACGCTGGACAAAGTCATGGGCCACATGGTGGACAGCTTTTCGGACGAGGATCGTGAGTTTTACGAGCGCGAGTTTTCCTTCTTTGACGAGGTAACCAGCATCTCGGGGAAGCTCAAGCCGTTGATCAAGAGATCAAAGCcagagaagaagcaaaagatcGAGGAGGAACTGCGAAAGATCAAGGTCGAAGTTGGGGTCTACCTTCCCAGCAATCCTGATGGTTCGGTCATTGGTATTGACCGTAAATCCGGTAAACCGCTACAGAGCCACGCCAAAGCACCCTTCATGGCGACCTTCCGTatcaaaaagaagaagcccgagCTTGATGAGGCCGAGGAGCTGCTCGCCGAACCGGTACAAGAGAACCAAAGTGCCGATCACGACAACACAATTGAGGTTTGGCAGTCAGCCATCTTCAAGGTTGGCGATGATTGTCGGCAGGACGTGCTCGCCCTGCAGATGATCGCTGCTTTCCGAGGCATTTTCCACAGTGTTGGCCTGGACGTCTACGTGTTTCCCTACCGCGTCACGGCAACAGCGCCAGGCTGCGGCGTCATTGACGTTCTTCCCAACTCCATCTCACGCGACATGCTGGGCCGTGAAGCCGTCAATGGTCTCTACGATTACTTCATCTCCAAGTATGGCAACGAGGATTCGCTTCGGTTCCAGCAGGCACGCAACAACTTTGTGAAGAGTATGGCTGCCTACTCGGTCATCTCGTTTCTGTTGCAGTTCAAGGACCGCCACAATGGCAATATCATGATTGACGACGCCGgccacatcctccacatcGATTTCGGCTTCTGCTTTGACATCGCGCCGGGCGGTATCAAGTTTGAGCGCGCACCCTTCAAGCTGACGTCCGAGATGCTTGCCGtgatgggcggtggtgcAGATACACAAGCCTTCAAGTGGTTCGAAGAACTGTGTGTCAAGGCATTTTTGGCGTCTCGGCAGTACACGGAGAAGCTCTCGCAGATTGTGCTACTCATGATGGACAGTGGGCTACCTTGCTTCAAACCGGAGAGCGTCAAGCACTTCAAGGAGCGTTTTGTGCTGGACAAGACCGAACGTGAGGCCGCCGAGTTTATGAAGGGCCTGATTAAGAAGAGCTACGGCAGCTACTCGACCGGCATATATGACCAGTTCCAGCTATTGACGAACGGCATCCCGTACTAa
- the RIB4 gene encoding lumazine synthase (COG:H; BUSCO:EOG09264OYZ; EggNog:ENOG503P149): MARASNVSGPSGAFRMPTAPHLFNLLPELGSSLFHSYRSNYSFHDYTKPSARVKSRNATICLPDPVTFRIIDNMHTKGPAPQYHDGSNLRIGIVHARWNDTIIEPLVQGAKDKLLEAGVKESNIVVQTVPGAWELPIAVQRLYAASQVQSSSAGAGGSAGDLLGSSTADLASLSARSSVSTGPFDAIIAIGVLIKGETMHFEYITESVSHGLMRVSLDTGVPVIFGVLTVLNDEQAKARAGIIPGSHNHGEDWGLAAVEMSVKRKNWATGVIE, translated from the exons ATGGCCCGGGCCAGCAACGTCAGCGGACCCTCAGGAGCATTTCGAATGCCGACTGCCCCTCATTTATTCAACCTCCTTCCGGAACTTGGAAGCTCACTTTTTCACAGTTATCGTTCGAATTACTCATTCCACGACTATACAAAGCCTTCAGCCAGAGTCAAATCACGAAACGCCACAATCTGCTTACCCGACCCCGTAACCTTCCGTATCATCGACAATATGCACACCAAAGGCCCAGCCCCGCAATACCACGATGGCAGTAACCTCCGTATCGGCATCGTCCACGCTCGATGGAATGACACCATAATCGAGCCTCTGGTCCAGGGCGCAAAGGACAAGCTGTTGGAGGCGGGTGTCAAGGAATCAAATATCGTGGTACAGACAGTCCCAGGCGCGTGGGAGCTGCCAATTGCTGTTCAGCG TCTCTATGCAGCTTCGCAAGTGCAATCGTCTTCTGCTGGCGCTGGGGGGTCGGCAGGTGATTTGCTGGGAAGTTCGACGGCCGATTTGGCGTCACTCTCTGCCAGAAGCTCGGTCTCGACGGGCCCATTCGATGCCATCATTGCCATAGGGGTCTTGATCAAGGGGGAGACGATGCATTTTGAATATATTACCGAAAGTGTATCGCATGGCCTAATGCGTGTGTCCCTAGACACAGGCGTGCCCGTCATTTTTGGCGTCTTGACCGTCTTGAACGACGAACAAGCCAAGGCACGTGCGGGTATCATCCCCGGCAGCCATAATCATGGGGAGGATTGGGGCCTTGCCGCTGTGGAAATGAGTGTCAAGCGCAAGAATTGGGCCACGGGCGTTATTGAATAG